In Candidatus Thermoplasmatota archaeon, a genomic segment contains:
- a CDS encoding PAS domain S-box protein, protein MIRVLHVDDEVSFLDLSSFFLKREGDFEVDTAANAESALEKMQSQDYDAVVADYSLPGMDGIEMLKIVRAKGLQIPFILFTGKGGEEAAVEALNHGADFYLRKGSSPQIQFTELANLIRKSVRSTRSDQAAREGDRFISSVFSSIQDGISVLDKDLNIVRVNPAMEDWYSHKMPLVGKKCYDAYHGRQAHCEVCPSLETIENERPAYEVVPKIGAKGEVVGWLDLYAFPMRDSKTGELSGVIEYVRDITDRRKAELELHSALERYKELQGIIDKGPVILVIWRPEPGGPVSFISDGIAQFGYRREDFVSTFVYDDIIHKEDLEREREEFRDFVKKGVNDFVQEYRIATKSGEVRWVEDHTYVRRDHDGNPVGYEGIVIDVSARKLAQQKSEELASKLQAIVGAFPDLYFHVDAGGRVLDYNAGRVADLYVPPEEFLGKRLQDVLPPDVGKMYGDTIDEAVKTGRVLAREYSLEIEGETRFFEARLIPIPKEHALIVVRNITASKVAEEALRKSEEKYRQLVELAQEGILMTDAEAVVRFANPRMAEMIGISVDEMVGKSLFQFMDEQAAELSRRKIEDIKRGLFDRYELDFLRKDGTLLHANVGVTPIKDKAGRYSGALGVVTDISDRKRHEAVLEVANRKLNLLNHVTRHDALNQLSVLIGWLQLAQETASEPPVQEYLKKIWNAAEIMRKQLDFTGDYQKMGVAKPEWIDVKTAVLNGISGLSPSNISKSVQVEGLEVLADLMFEKVFNNLVDNSLRHGGKVTKIGIRYEESDDRLSIVYEDDGVGIPTEEKEKLFQRGRGKHSGYGLFMVKEILGITGITITETGKPGKGARFVISIPRGAYRISKE, encoded by the coding sequence ATGATAAGGGTCCTGCACGTTGACGATGAAGTCAGTTTCCTCGATCTGTCCAGCTTTTTTCTGAAAAGGGAAGGGGATTTTGAAGTTGACACGGCAGCCAACGCTGAGTCCGCGCTTGAGAAGATGCAGTCTCAGGACTACGACGCAGTGGTCGCAGACTACAGCCTTCCTGGCATGGACGGTATAGAGATGCTCAAGATCGTCAGGGCGAAGGGTCTGCAGATCCCTTTCATTTTGTTCACGGGCAAAGGAGGTGAAGAGGCGGCTGTCGAGGCTCTGAACCACGGCGCGGACTTCTACCTCCGGAAGGGCTCCAGTCCTCAAATCCAATTCACGGAACTGGCGAACCTGATAAGGAAGTCAGTGAGGAGCACTCGCTCGGATCAGGCCGCCCGTGAGGGAGATAGATTCATATCAAGCGTTTTCTCAAGCATCCAGGACGGCATAAGCGTTCTCGACAAGGATCTCAATATAGTACGAGTCAACCCAGCAATGGAGGATTGGTATTCGCACAAGATGCCTCTGGTCGGCAAGAAATGTTATGATGCTTATCACGGTCGACAAGCGCACTGTGAAGTTTGTCCGAGCCTCGAGACCATCGAGAACGAGAGGCCCGCGTACGAAGTCGTGCCGAAGATCGGTGCCAAAGGGGAGGTCGTAGGCTGGCTCGACCTGTACGCCTTCCCGATGAGGGACAGCAAGACGGGCGAACTGTCGGGAGTCATAGAATACGTTCGTGACATAACCGACCGCAGGAAGGCGGAACTGGAGCTTCACAGTGCACTTGAGAGATACAAGGAGCTTCAGGGGATCATAGACAAAGGACCCGTCATCCTGGTCATCTGGCGTCCGGAGCCGGGCGGGCCGGTTTCATTCATATCTGACGGTATCGCGCAGTTCGGCTACAGACGAGAAGATTTCGTTTCTACATTTGTTTACGACGACATCATCCACAAAGAGGACCTCGAGCGCGAAAGGGAGGAGTTCAGGGATTTCGTCAAAAAAGGAGTAAATGATTTCGTCCAAGAATATCGAATCGCCACCAAATCTGGCGAAGTGCGTTGGGTCGAGGACCATACCTACGTGCGAAGAGACCACGACGGCAATCCCGTGGGCTACGAAGGCATCGTCATCGACGTGAGTGCTCGAAAGCTCGCTCAACAAAAGTCGGAGGAACTCGCATCGAAATTGCAGGCAATCGTTGGAGCCTTCCCGGATCTCTATTTCCATGTCGATGCTGGTGGAAGGGTGCTTGACTACAATGCTGGGCGCGTTGCAGACCTCTACGTCCCTCCTGAGGAGTTCCTGGGAAAACGACTGCAGGACGTCCTACCTCCTGATGTCGGGAAGATGTACGGAGATACAATCGACGAAGCAGTGAAGACAGGAAGAGTCTTGGCTCGGGAGTACTCACTCGAGATAGAGGGTGAGACCCGATTCTTTGAGGCAAGGCTCATTCCGATCCCGAAAGAGCATGCTCTCATCGTAGTGCGAAACATAACTGCTAGCAAAGTGGCGGAGGAGGCGTTGCGCAAGAGCGAGGAGAAGTATCGGCAGCTTGTCGAACTAGCCCAGGAAGGCATATTGATGACCGACGCGGAAGCGGTAGTCCGTTTCGCGAATCCGAGGATGGCCGAGATGATAGGCATTTCTGTCGACGAGATGGTCGGCAAATCACTGTTCCAGTTCATGGATGAACAAGCGGCTGAGCTGTCAAGGCGCAAAATCGAAGACATAAAACGGGGCCTCTTCGATAGGTATGAGCTCGATTTCCTCAGAAAGGATGGGACCTTGCTACACGCTAACGTAGGAGTGACGCCTATCAAGGACAAAGCCGGTCGGTATTCGGGGGCTCTTGGGGTTGTAACTGACATAAGTGATCGCAAGAGACACGAGGCCGTTCTGGAGGTGGCTAACCGGAAGCTGAACCTTCTGAATCATGTCACCAGACACGACGCTCTGAACCAGCTCTCGGTATTGATTGGATGGCTTCAGCTCGCCCAAGAGACCGCCTCAGAGCCTCCGGTGCAGGAATATCTCAAGAAGATATGGAATGCTGCGGAGATAATGAGAAAGCAATTGGATTTCACAGGCGACTACCAGAAGATGGGAGTCGCGAAACCAGAGTGGATCGACGTCAAGACCGCTGTCTTGAACGGTATCTCAGGATTAAGCCCTAGCAATATCTCCAAGTCGGTCCAAGTTGAAGGGCTTGAGGTCCTCGCGGACCTCATGTTCGAGAAGGTCTTCAACAACCTTGTGGACAATTCACTCAGGCACGGCGGCAAAGTCACGAAGATCGGGATTCGATATGAGGAATCGGATGATAGGCTTTCAATAGTCTACGAAGACGATGGTGTGGGTATCCCCACAGAAGAAAAGGAGAAGCTGTTCCAGCGAGGAAGAGGGAAGCATTCTGGCTATGGTCTCTTCATGGTGAAGGAGATTCTGGGCATCACAGGCATAACCATCACCGAGACCGGCAAGCCGGGAAAGGGTGCACGATTCGTGATATCGATACCCCGCGGCGCATACAGGATTTCCAAGGAGTAA